In Streptomyces qaidamensis, one DNA window encodes the following:
- the tatA gene encoding Sec-independent protein translocase subunit TatA, translated as MFGRLGAPEIILILVVIILLFGAKKLPDMARSLGKSARILKSEAKAMKDENKSSTTPAGPPNNDEPSQRTIQAAPGDVTSSRPVNEPTDTTKR; from the coding sequence ATCATTCTCATCCTCGTCGTCATCATCCTGCTGTTCGGCGCGAAGAAGCTTCCGGACATGGCTCGGTCGCTCGGCAAGTCCGCCCGCATCCTCAAGAGCGAGGCCAAGGCGATGAAGGACGAGAACAAGTCCTCCACGACCCCGGCCGGCCCGCCCAACAACGACGAGCCCTCGCAGCGCACCATCCAGGCAGCGCCCGGTGACGTGACCAGCTCGCGTCCGGTCAACGAGCCCACGGACACGACCAAGCGCTGA